In Tessaracoccus sp. MC1865, the DNA window GGACCGCCAACTGGTGACCCATCACCTCGGTGAAGGAGTTGTTGGAGCGCTGCATGAACTGCTCCACGAGGATGTGCACCGGCAGGGATTCGATGCGGGCGATCTCCTCCGCGTCGCCCGAGCCGGGCGCTGCGGCCGGGGCGCCGGTCACGGCGACCCCGAGGGCGCTCAGCTGAGCGGCGAACGTGGTGGCCGCTGTCAGGGCCGGGGTGAGGCTGCGCGGGCCGCCCCTGGGGCCGCGCCCCTCGTCGATCCACAGCGCCGAGATGCCCGTCACCTGGTCGCGGTAGCTCTCGGGCCAGGTCTCGTTCCAGCCCGGGCCGGCGAAGTGCGATTCGTCGTAGCCGAGCGTGACCGACGTCACCCCGGCGGCGCGCAGGGCCGCGACGGTGCGCTTGGCCAGTTCCTCGGTGGTGGGCAGCTGGGGGTAGGCGCCCTCCGCGTTGGCGATGCTGCGCAGCATGGGGTCGCCCCCGCCGACCAGCACCAGCTGACCGGGGGCCGGCTGGACGACCCGCGTCGCGAAGGTCTCAGACCCCTCGAACGCGTTCATCACGGCCAGCGCGGTGAGCGTCTTGGTGTTCGACGCGGGGATCAGCGGGGTCTTCTCCTGCGCCGCCGCCACCACTTCACCGCTGGCGACGTCGATCACCTCGTAGCCGATGACCACGGGCTCACCGCCCTCGGCCGGGACCAGCTTCGAGGTGTCCAGCGCGGCGATCTTCGCCTCGAGCGCAGCGCGGTCCGGCAGCACGCCGGGCGCGGGCAGTTCGACCGCCGCCACCAACCCGGTGCCGGCCGGGGGAGGCGTCGGGGACTCAGCAGGCGTCGCCTCCGGGGTGCTGGATGGGGCGAAGAGGGTGGGGCTGACCGTGGCCGGGGCCCCGTCGCGGGTGAGGCCGGTGACGGCCAACGCTTCCCTGTGGAACACGGAGACCAGGAAGCCGCCGGCGAGCAGTACACCAACCACGAGCCAGGTGATCACCCACTCCGCGACGCGTCCACGGCTCCGCACACCGACCTCCAAAGGGGTATCCTGCAGGGGACCCGCAACGATGCGCGGGTCGTCGACACCAATCATAGGAGTGCCCAAGTGAGCGAAGACGCGCCTGTTGGTCTGAGGCCGATCGATCCCGGCCGTCGGGTCCTGTTCGACGTCACGGTGGAGATCCCCAAGGGCACCAAGAACAAGTACGAGATGGACCACAACACCGGCCGGCTGCGTCTGGACCGCGTGCTGTTCACCTCGACGCAGTACCCCTATGACTACGGTTTCGTGGAGGGCACGCTGGGCCTCGACGGGGACCCGCTCGACGCCATGGTCATCGGTGCTGATCCCACCTTCCCCGGTTGCCTCATCGAGTGCTACGCCGTGGCGATGTTCCGCATGACGGATGAGATGGGCGGCGACGACAAGGTGCTGTGCGTGGCCACGGCGGACACCCGCCGCGCCAACATCACGGACCTCGCTTCAGTGCCGGAGCACATGCTGCTCGAGATCGAGCACTTCTTCTCGGTGTACAAGGACCTGGAGCCCGGCAAGTCGGTCGAAGGCGCCACCTGGACCAGCCGCGCAGAGGCCGAAGCCGAGGTGCACGCGTCGTTCGAGCGCGCCAAGGGCACGCCCTACGAGCACCACCACGTCAACCTGGCCTAGTCAGCCGGTCAGCGTCCCCGTCCAGGCGGCCAAGAGACAGCCTGCGATGGTGACCAGCGAGTAACCGACGGCGATCTCGGGCCGCCTGCGGCCGAACTCGCGGGCGGCCTGCCAGCAGGCTGACGAGAACGTCGTGAAGGCACCGCAGAACCCGGTGCCCACCACCGCCAGCCAACTTCCCGAGAGGTGCACGGACGCGGCGCCCAGGATGAAGGACCCGACGAGGTTTACCCCCAGCGTCGCCTTCCAGGCTGCCCAGCGCCGGGCCACGATGACGTCGACGCCGCCCCGGGCCACAGCACCGAAGCCTCCGGCCAGGCAGATGAACCAGATCACCTGTGCTCCCGCACCGTGCTCCGCCACCCGGCGAGGTGGCCCGTCCCCGCCGCGAACACGCCGAAGGCCGTCTCCAGCACCGCGGTGAGCACGCCACCCACGGACAGCGACTGCACGGCCAGCGTGGACCAGGACGTGAACGACGCCACCCCGCCGACGGCGAGGAACAGCCGCACCAGGGTGACCTTGCGGCGGTAGAGGCCCGAGATGAGGCCCAGCGCGAAACAACCGAGCAGGTTGATGGCGGCCAGGGCGATCACCTCATGCCCGATGAGGTTGGGGAGGCCCAGACGCAGCCCCGTGCCGAGCGCGCCGCCCGCGAAGACCGCCGCAGCCCTCGCCCACCATGTGTCCACCATTCCTGCAGCCATAGCTGGCAAGGATAACGCCTGGGGTTTGTGGGAAACTGACCAGATGCCCCGTTATCTGATGCTGCGCACCCCGTCTGCCAACCGTGTCTACGCCGGCGAATCCGGGCCGCTGACCGCCGCGGAGCTCGAGATCACCGCGCCGTTCGCCACGGAGATCGAAGAGCAGGACATCGCGGGCGTCGGCTACCTGGCGTTCCAGGCGCCTGAGCTGAACGAGGGGCAGTTGGCCACCGTCGCACGGCAGTCGGCGGCGTTCGCCCTCTTCGAGGACGCCACGCCCGAGGGTCTCCTCCGTCCCGTGGCGATGCCCCGGCCGTTCCTGTTCGACGACGACCTCGTCACCATCCCGAAGTACCAGGGCAAGACCAACGAGCAGTTCACCCAGCTGCTGCTGAGCGTGACGCTGGCCGCGATCACCCGCGAACCGACGGGGCCCCGGCAGGTCCTCGACCCCCTGGCGGGGCGCGGCACCACCCTCTCCATGGCCCTGCTGCTGGGTCACGACGCGTTCGGCGTGGAGGGCGACGCCAAGGCCTTCGAGATGATGGCGTCCTTCTACAAGACGTATCTTCGCCGCAGCCGGATCAAGCACGTCGCCGACACCACCCCGGTGCGGCGCGAGGGCAAGAACGTGGGCAAGCGCTTCGACGCGGAGATCACCACCCCCGAGGGCAAGAGTATTCTCACGGCCTTCACCGGCGACACCAGGGATTCGGCCGCCCTGTTCGGCAAGAAGCGCTTCGACGCGATCGTGGCCGACGCCCCCTACGGCATCGCGCACGGCTCGACCACAGACGTCCGCGGCGTGTCCGGCAAGCGCGACCGCTCCCCCGCCGGGCTCCTGAAGGAGGCCATCCCGGTGTGGGCCGGGCAGTTGATGCACGGCGGCGCGCTGGGGCTGTCCTGGAACACCTTCGGCCTCTCCCGGGAGGACCTCGCGCACCTGCTCACCTCCAACGGCCTCACGGTGCAGGCCGGTGGCGCCTGGGAGCGCTTCGCGCACCGCGTCGACTCCGCCATCAAGCGCGACCTGATCGTCGCCGTCAAGCGCTGACCTCCGCCGGGAGGTTTCTGCCACATCGCGCCGTTCAGGGCCGATGTGGCAGGAATCTCCCTCGTTCTTCCGGGCGTAGAGTGGCCGGATGAGACGACTGGTCCTGATGCGGCACGCCCACACCGAGCCCACCAACGTCCACGGCGACAAGGCCAGGCGCCTGACCCCGCGCGGCATCCAACAGGCGCAGGAGGCGGGCGTCGAACTGCGTGCCCTCGGCGTCGACCACGCGCTGGTCTCGGCCGCGGAGCGCACCCGTCAGACCTTCGCGGCACTCGGCCTGGACGTCCCGGCCGAGTTCCAGGACGCCCTCTACCACCAGGGCACCGAGACGATCATCCAACGGATCTCCGAGACCGACGACGACGTGCAGGCGCTCCTGGTGGTCGGCCACGCCCCCACCATCCCCAGCCTCGTGGCCGAGCTGGCCTATGCCAGCAACCGGGCGGCCGCCGACGACGCCCAGTGCCACTTCCCCACCTCCTCCTACTCCGCGTTCTCCTTCGACGGGAGCTGGGCGGAGCTCGCCGACGGCGACTTCGGCCACGTGCGGCTCGATCACCTCGAGCGCCGCTGATGGAATGACGAGAGCGCGAAGAATTGGTCCCAACTGGCCGCGCTGAGCTCCCCGCACCGGACGCAGCAGGATCTCAGATGCTGGCCCTGGGTGAGCAGTTTGAGCCAGCTACTTGAAACGGACCATGTTATTCAGGAGCTCTTTGCTGACCCACACGTAGCCACCGTCACGCCGTTCAACAACTGACGCAGTGACATACGTCCTGCATCCCCCGCGACCTGTAGCGGGGGTATCGCACTCAGTACGCCACTTACGCCCATCGGTGCCGTACCAGGTGGCGGCGCCTTGGAATACTCCATAGCCACCAAGCGGATTGCTGGTCCAGATCGCCCGGTCGGTGGCCCTGTAGGTGAGGTTGTTGAAGGCCCAACCGTTCACTTGTCGGAACTGACCATTCTCATACTCCACGACCGTTGCCTGGATTTCAGTTCGGCATCGCTGCGTGTTCGAGTACGGCTGACACGCGGTTCGCCACATCCGACCGTTGATCGCGTGGAACCCCTCGATCACATAGACGTCAGTGGGCCCGTCGCCGACAGATGGAGGCGTTGCGAGGGAGGCGCATTGTCCTATCGCCTTTCCCGATACGATATTCATCTCAGCCGCTTCCGGCGCCGGCGCGTTACGTTCACAAACTAAGTTGCCGCCAATTACATTCCCTGGGACGCCAGTTTCTTGGGCCACACTGTCTGCAACAGCGACGGACCCCGTTATCAGCGAAGCCCCGACGATCAGAAACTGTCCACGGCTGCCAGTGACGCTCACCCCACCCTCGACGGTGGAGTCATAAAGAGTGAACATCATTCGGTTCTCGGTATCTACGACGTCCCCGCCGATACGAACGCTGCGAAATTCCATCCTTTTGGCACGCTCGGAAGTCACGTCACCTGTGACAAACCCTCCATCTAACAGGAGCGATCCGCTGTCCATGACGTGGATATTCCCATCAACCCTGCCCGCAATGGCGCATTCAGCGCCTCGCGGAACAACGACGTCGCCCGCGATGTTCTCACGGATAGATCCACGGCATTCGGTGAGCGCCTGCGCTGAAAGTGGCGCCGTAGCACTCATGCCTGTAGCCAGTGCAACTGCCAGTAGGACAAGTCTCTTCATGTTGCGCCCCCCACGGCCGCGGACTCAGGACCACCCGATCGAGCGGTCGGCTCGAGCGTAGCATCGGACGTCTTGACAGAGGGATGGATACTCCGCATCTAGCTTTCGTTGGCACCCCACTGGCACGGATGAATCCGCGAACGATCGGAGGGCGCGGGCACCTCAGGTGCGCCCTGTTGCGACGGCGTTAACGCGGTCGCAATAGCCGCGACCCCAGGTTGAAACCCTGGGCCCGGATCGCTAACGCGTTCGTTACCCTGCGGTGCCCACAGCCGAAATGTGCCGCCACGAGGATTCGTTGACATGGAACTCCTCGAAATTGATACCGGCGACACAGCCTGGGTCCTCATCAGCGCAGCGCTGGTGCTCCTCATGACGCCTGCCCTGGCGTTCTTCTACGGCGGCATGGTCAGAGCCAAGTCCGTCCTCAACATGCTCATGATGTCGATCGCCACCATGGGGGTCGTCGGGGTCCTGTGGATCGTCGTCGGCTTCTCGATGTCGTTCGGCAACGACATCGGCGGCGGCCTGCTCGGCAACCCGTTCGAGTACGCCTTCCTGAACGGGCTGATGTCGCCTGATGCTGTCGTCGGCACCATCCCGACGGCCGTCTTCGCCGGCTTCCAGGGCGCGTTCGCGATCATCGCGGTGGCACTGATCTCGGGCGCGGTGGCCGACCGGATGAAGTTCTCCGCCTGGCTCGTGTTCTCGGCTGTGTGGGCGCTGCTGGTCTACTTCCCCGCAGCGCACTGGGTCTTCAGCTTCGACGAGAGCGTCAGCGCCGAGGGTGGGTTCATCGCCAACTCCATCCAGGCCATGGACTTCGCCGGCGGCACCGCCATCCACATCAACGCCGGCGCGGCCGCGCTGGCGCTGGCCCTCGTGCTGGGGCCGCGACTGGGCTTCGGCAGCGTGCCGATGCGCCCACACAACCTCACCCTGGTGATGCTGGGCGCGGGGCTGCTGTGGTTCGGCTGGTTCGGGTTCAACGCAGGCTCGGCGCTGAGCGCCGGCACGCTGGCCGGCGTCGCCTGGGTCAACACCCTGGCGGGCGCTGCGGCGGCGATGCTGGGCTGGCTCCTGGTGGAGCGGCTCCGCGACGGCCACGCCACCTCGCTCGGCGCCGCGTCGGGCATCGTGGCCGGGCTGGTCGGCATCACGCCGGCCGCGGATTCGGTCAGCCCGCTGGGCGCGCTC includes these proteins:
- the dacB gene encoding D-alanyl-D-alanine carboxypeptidase/D-alanyl-D-alanine-endopeptidase, which gives rise to MRSRGRVAEWVITWLVVGVLLAGGFLVSVFHREALAVTGLTRDGAPATVSPTLFAPSSTPEATPAESPTPPPAGTGLVAAVELPAPGVLPDRAALEAKIAALDTSKLVPAEGGEPVVIGYEVIDVASGEVVAAAQEKTPLIPASNTKTLTALAVMNAFEGSETFATRVVQPAPGQLVLVGGGDPMLRSIANAEGAYPQLPTTEELAKRTVAALRAAGVTSVTLGYDESHFAGPGWNETWPESYRDQVTGISALWIDEGRGPRGGPRSLTPALTAATTFAAQLSALGVAVTGAPAAAPGSGDAEEIARIESLPVHILVEQFMQRSNNSFTEVMGHQLAVRTGHPATFAGSVAAIQEQLSQLGIWDEGTVLHDASGLSRGNRFTPNMLAAALATLASEPQLSVTLDGLPTAGVTGTLAERFADPVSRPARGIARAKTGSLSLVATLGGTTLTADDRLLAFAFFINGTPDGFAARVWTDQATGTLASCGC
- a CDS encoding inorganic diphosphatase, yielding MRPIDPGRRVLFDVTVEIPKGTKNKYEMDHNTGRLRLDRVLFTSTQYPYDYGFVEGTLGLDGDPLDAMVIGADPTFPGCLIECYAVAMFRMTDEMGGDDKVLCVATADTRRANITDLASVPEHMLLEIEHFFSVYKDLEPGKSVEGATWTSRAEAEAEVHASFERAKGTPYEHHHVNLA
- a CDS encoding CrcB family protein, with protein sequence MIWFICLAGGFGAVARGGVDVIVARRWAAWKATLGVNLVGSFILGAASVHLSGSWLAVVGTGFCGAFTTFSSACWQAAREFGRRRPEIAVGYSLVTIAGCLLAAWTGTLTG
- a CDS encoding CrcB family protein; the protein is MAAGMVDTWWARAAAVFAGGALGTGLRLGLPNLIGHEVIALAAINLLGCFALGLISGLYRRKVTLVRLFLAVGGVASFTSWSTLAVQSLSVGGVLTAVLETAFGVFAAGTGHLAGWRSTVREHR
- a CDS encoding TRM11 family methyltransferase, which translates into the protein MPRYLMLRTPSANRVYAGESGPLTAAELEITAPFATEIEEQDIAGVGYLAFQAPELNEGQLATVARQSAAFALFEDATPEGLLRPVAMPRPFLFDDDLVTIPKYQGKTNEQFTQLLLSVTLAAITREPTGPRQVLDPLAGRGTTLSMALLLGHDAFGVEGDAKAFEMMASFYKTYLRRSRIKHVADTTPVRREGKNVGKRFDAEITTPEGKSILTAFTGDTRDSAALFGKKRFDAIVADAPYGIAHGSTTDVRGVSGKRDRSPAGLLKEAIPVWAGQLMHGGALGLSWNTFGLSREDLAHLLTSNGLTVQAGGAWERFAHRVDSAIKRDLIVAVKR
- a CDS encoding histidine phosphatase family protein; amino-acid sequence: MRRLVLMRHAHTEPTNVHGDKARRLTPRGIQQAQEAGVELRALGVDHALVSAAERTRQTFAALGLDVPAEFQDALYHQGTETIIQRISETDDDVQALLVVGHAPTIPSLVAELAYASNRAAADDAQCHFPTSSYSAFSFDGSWAELADGDFGHVRLDHLERR
- a CDS encoding ammonium transporter, translating into MELLEIDTGDTAWVLISAALVLLMTPALAFFYGGMVRAKSVLNMLMMSIATMGVVGVLWIVVGFSMSFGNDIGGGLLGNPFEYAFLNGLMSPDAVVGTIPTAVFAGFQGAFAIIAVALISGAVADRMKFSAWLVFSAVWALLVYFPAAHWVFSFDESVSAEGGFIANSIQAMDFAGGTAIHINAGAAALALALVLGPRLGFGSVPMRPHNLTLVMLGAGLLWFGWFGFNAGSALSAGTLAGVAWVNTLAGAAAAMLGWLLVERLRDGHATSLGAASGIVAGLVGITPAADSVSPLGALIIGLLAGVACAYAISLKNRLGYDDSLDVVGVHLVGGLVGTLAIGLLADPASPAETAGLLYGGGVDQLWRQTLGATVVLVYSFAVTYAIAKVLDRVMGLRVPESAETHGIDTAVHAETGYDLSHVGYSTYGVKQTLIVPVREDARS